A genome region from Ralstonia solanacearum K60 includes the following:
- a CDS encoding glycosyltransferase family 4 protein, whose amino-acid sequence MTTVDLIQSAPAHAHATPTVQGEPVKVMIVTDAWEPQVNGVVRTLTSTRRELEAMGHIVDMITPLEFTTVPCPTYPEIRLSILPAKRVRRRIETFAPQALHIATEGPLGLAARAYALRHKLPFTTAYHTRFPEYVQARFAVPLAWTYRFLRWFHGPAQAVMAPTPVVLRDLEAYGITNGVLWTRGVDLDVFTTQRPNMLNTAHPIFLYVGRVAVEKNVEAFLALDLPGSKWVVGEGPALAGLKAKYPNANYLGVLKQPELAKVYASADVFVFPSRTDTFGLVLLEALASGLPVAAYPVTGPIDVLGDAPAGVMREDLREACLEALRIDRATARAHAELFSWRAASEQFLAHLRPLSAAQAADAQGARPSTAAGA is encoded by the coding sequence ATGACCACCGTCGACCTGATCCAGTCCGCCCCCGCCCACGCCCACGCGACACCCACTGTCCAAGGAGAACCCGTGAAAGTCATGATCGTCACCGATGCCTGGGAACCGCAGGTCAACGGCGTCGTCCGCACCCTGACATCGACGCGCCGTGAACTCGAAGCCATGGGGCACATCGTCGACATGATCACGCCGCTCGAATTCACGACGGTGCCGTGCCCGACGTATCCGGAGATCCGGCTGTCGATCCTGCCCGCCAAGCGCGTGCGCCGGCGCATCGAGACGTTCGCGCCGCAGGCGCTGCATATCGCCACGGAAGGGCCGCTGGGCCTGGCCGCGCGCGCGTACGCGCTGCGCCACAAGCTGCCCTTCACGACGGCCTACCACACGCGCTTTCCGGAGTACGTGCAGGCGCGCTTCGCCGTTCCGCTGGCATGGACGTATCGCTTTCTGCGCTGGTTCCATGGCCCCGCGCAGGCGGTGATGGCGCCCACGCCCGTGGTGCTGCGCGACCTGGAGGCCTATGGCATCACCAACGGCGTGCTGTGGACGCGCGGCGTGGACCTGGACGTCTTCACCACGCAGCGCCCCAACATGCTCAACACAGCGCATCCGATCTTCCTCTATGTTGGCCGTGTGGCGGTGGAGAAGAACGTCGAGGCCTTCCTGGCGCTGGACCTGCCCGGCTCCAAGTGGGTGGTGGGCGAAGGCCCGGCGCTGGCCGGCCTGAAGGCCAAGTACCCGAACGCCAACTACCTCGGCGTGCTCAAGCAGCCGGAACTGGCCAAGGTGTATGCCTCGGCCGATGTGTTCGTCTTCCCGAGCCGCACCGACACCTTCGGCCTGGTGCTGCTGGAAGCGCTGGCCAGCGGCTTGCCCGTCGCGGCGTATCCGGTGACCGGACCGATCGATGTGCTGGGCGATGCGCCGGCCGGCGTGATGCGCGAAGACCTGCGCGAGGCCTGCCTGGAAGCGCTGCGCATCGACCGCGCCACGGCGCGCGCGCATGCCGAGCTTTTCTCGTGGCGCGCGGCGTCCGAGCAGTTCCTGGCGCACCTGCGCCCACTGTCCGCGGCGCAGGCTGCCGACGCGCAGGGGGCGCGGCCCTCCACCGCTGCGGGGGCGTGA
- a CDS encoding phosphatidylserine decarboxylase has translation MNNTYPHPIIAREGWPYLGGIFIVTLIVHAAAGMGWAWPFWLLTLFVLQFFRDPARTVPTQANAILSPADGRIVAVEQVRDPYADRDALKISVFMNVFNVHSNRAPVDGTVQQVQYFPGKFVNADLDKASLENERNAVVLRRADGQMVTSVQVAGLIARRILCYTRAGETLARGQRYGFIRFGSRVDVYLPLTARPRVTIGEKVSATLTVLAELD, from the coding sequence TTGAACAACACGTATCCGCACCCCATCATCGCGCGGGAGGGCTGGCCGTATCTGGGCGGAATCTTCATCGTCACGCTCATCGTCCACGCCGCTGCCGGCATGGGCTGGGCGTGGCCGTTCTGGCTGCTGACGCTGTTCGTGCTGCAGTTCTTCCGCGATCCGGCGCGCACGGTGCCGACGCAGGCCAACGCGATCCTGTCGCCCGCCGACGGCCGCATCGTCGCCGTGGAGCAGGTGCGTGATCCGTACGCTGATCGCGATGCGCTGAAGATCAGCGTGTTCATGAACGTTTTCAACGTGCACTCCAACCGCGCGCCGGTGGACGGCACCGTGCAGCAGGTGCAGTACTTCCCCGGCAAGTTCGTCAACGCCGACCTGGACAAGGCCTCGCTCGAGAACGAGCGCAACGCCGTGGTGCTGCGCCGCGCCGATGGCCAGATGGTCACCTCGGTGCAGGTGGCCGGGTTGATTGCGCGCCGCATCCTTTGCTATACCAGAGCCGGCGAGACGCTCGCGCGAGGCCAGCGCTACGGCTTCATCCGCTTCGGCTCGCGTGTCGACGTGTACCTGCCGCTCACGGCGCGCCCGCGCGTGACCATCGGCGAGAAGGTGTCCGCCACGCTGACGGTGCTCGCTGAGCTGGACTGA
- a CDS encoding DUF3619 family protein has product MNPAELRERRFAHAIRTALNESAGQLPPDVSDRLAAARRTALAHKKAEAPQTVHSPVLALPGVGSMSLDVDGEAPSTARKVLNLLRRLGLLWPAIALVAGLAGIYQWQQQQRVDELAEVDTAMMLDDLPLAAYADQGFHQYLKRDQ; this is encoded by the coding sequence ATGAACCCAGCAGAACTCCGAGAACGCCGCTTCGCGCATGCCATCCGCACCGCTCTGAACGAGTCGGCCGGACAGCTGCCGCCCGATGTCAGCGACCGCCTGGCGGCCGCGCGCCGGACCGCGCTTGCGCACAAGAAGGCCGAAGCACCGCAGACGGTCCATTCTCCCGTCCTGGCGTTGCCGGGCGTCGGCTCGATGTCGCTGGACGTGGACGGCGAAGCGCCGTCCACGGCACGCAAGGTGCTCAACCTGCTGCGCCGCCTGGGCCTGCTGTGGCCGGCCATTGCGCTGGTCGCCGGGCTGGCGGGCATCTATCAGTGGCAACAGCAGCAGCGCGTGGACGAACTCGCCGAGGTCGACACCGCGATGATGCTCGACGACCTGCCGCTGGCCGCCTACGCCGATCAAGGCTTCCATCAGTATCTCAAGCGCGATCAGTAA
- a CDS encoding esterase/lipase family protein, translating into MTRASLPTAPVPWASVTAANARRAAVALQCAATLGIAYAVHRWAAVDWRWAAAIALGALAGGYLVSVGWAFAIALTGLGAHVPDEPEWRRVPVPPEQRLGVGGALSCWLRECASVAWMFDVLQPFRARAAFVPATPGTVRVPVLMIHGYGCNRAVWLPMQRALAAAGHPTEAIDLMPLLGDIDHYAGDIADAVTKLTQRHGRAPVLLCHSMGGLAARAFLRQARETLPVAQVITLGTPHRGTAMARAGRGRNIRQMAWANPWLRELAAAETPAMRARITSIFSWHDSIVGPPGASWLAGARHVPLSGIGHVSLLCDARVRDAVLAELARIDPHGTAPSA; encoded by the coding sequence ATGACCCGCGCCAGCCTGCCCACCGCTCCGGTTCCCTGGGCCTCGGTGACGGCGGCCAATGCGCGTCGGGCGGCCGTCGCCCTGCAATGCGCGGCAACGCTGGGCATTGCATACGCTGTGCACCGGTGGGCCGCCGTGGACTGGCGCTGGGCCGCCGCCATTGCGCTGGGCGCGCTGGCCGGCGGGTATCTGGTCTCGGTCGGCTGGGCCTTCGCCATCGCGCTGACGGGCCTCGGCGCGCATGTGCCGGATGAACCGGAGTGGCGCCGCGTGCCCGTGCCGCCGGAACAACGGCTCGGCGTCGGCGGTGCGCTGTCGTGCTGGCTGCGCGAGTGTGCGTCGGTGGCCTGGATGTTCGACGTGCTGCAGCCGTTTCGCGCGCGCGCTGCCTTTGTGCCTGCCACGCCCGGCACGGTTCGCGTACCGGTCCTGATGATCCATGGCTACGGCTGCAACCGCGCGGTCTGGCTGCCCATGCAGCGCGCGCTGGCCGCGGCCGGCCACCCCACCGAGGCGATCGACCTGATGCCGCTGCTGGGCGACATCGACCACTATGCTGGCGACATCGCCGACGCGGTGACGAAGCTGACCCAGCGCCATGGCCGCGCGCCGGTGCTGCTCTGCCACAGCATGGGGGGACTGGCAGCGCGTGCCTTCCTGCGGCAGGCGCGCGAGACGCTGCCGGTCGCGCAGGTCATCACGCTGGGCACGCCGCATCGCGGCACGGCGATGGCACGGGCTGGCCGCGGGCGCAATATCCGGCAGATGGCCTGGGCCAATCCGTGGCTGCGCGAGCTGGCCGCCGCCGAGACGCCGGCGATGCGCGCGCGCATCACCTCGATCTTCTCCTGGCACGACTCCATCGTCGGGCCGCCCGGCGCCTCGTGGCTGGCGGGCGCGCGGCACGTGCCGCTGTCCGGCATCGGCCATGTGTCGCTGCTGTGCGACGCACGGGTGCGCGACGCGGTGCTGGCGGAGCTCGCGCGCATCGATCCGCACGGCACCGCCCCCTCAGCTTGA
- the ilvC gene encoding ketol-acid reductoisomerase: MKVFYDKDADLSLIKGKNVTIIGYGSQGHAHALNLNDSGVKVTVGLRKNGASWNKAVNAGLQVKEVAEAVKDADVVMILLPDEQIADVYKNEVHGNIKQGAALAFAHGFNVHYGAVIPRADLDVIMVAPKAPGHTVRGTYAQGGGVPHLIAVHQDKSGAARDIALSYATANGGGRAGIIETNFREETETDLFGEQAVLCGGTVELIKAGFETLVEAGYAPEMAYFECLHELKLIVDLIYEGGIGNMNYSISNNAEYGEYVTGPRVVTAETKKAMKQCLHDIQTGEYAKSFLLENKAGAPTLISRRRLTADHQIEQVGAKLRAMMPWIAKNKLVDQSKN, translated from the coding sequence ATGAAAGTGTTTTACGACAAGGACGCCGATCTCTCCCTGATCAAGGGCAAGAACGTCACCATCATCGGCTACGGCTCGCAAGGCCATGCCCACGCCCTGAACCTGAACGACTCCGGCGTGAAGGTGACGGTCGGCCTGCGCAAGAACGGCGCGTCGTGGAACAAGGCCGTCAACGCCGGCCTGCAGGTCAAGGAAGTGGCCGAGGCGGTGAAGGACGCCGATGTCGTCATGATCCTGCTGCCGGACGAGCAGATCGCCGACGTGTACAAGAACGAAGTGCACGGCAACATCAAGCAGGGCGCGGCGCTGGCGTTCGCCCACGGCTTCAACGTGCACTACGGCGCCGTGATTCCGCGCGCCGACCTGGACGTCATCATGGTTGCGCCGAAGGCCCCGGGCCACACGGTGCGCGGCACCTACGCCCAGGGCGGCGGCGTGCCCCACCTGATCGCTGTCCACCAGGACAAGTCCGGCGCGGCCCGTGACATCGCCCTGTCGTACGCCACCGCCAACGGCGGCGGCCGCGCCGGCATCATCGAGACCAACTTCCGCGAAGAGACCGAAACCGACCTGTTCGGCGAGCAGGCCGTGCTGTGTGGCGGCACCGTCGAGCTGATCAAGGCCGGCTTCGAGACGCTGGTGGAAGCGGGCTACGCTCCGGAAATGGCCTACTTCGAGTGCCTGCACGAGCTCAAGCTGATTGTCGACCTGATCTACGAAGGCGGCATCGGCAACATGAACTACTCGATCTCGAACAACGCCGAGTACGGCGAGTACGTCACCGGCCCGCGCGTCGTGACGGCCGAGACCAAGAAGGCCATGAAGCAGTGCCTGCATGACATCCAGACCGGCGAGTACGCCAAGAGCTTCCTGCTGGAGAACAAGGCCGGCGCCCCGACGCTGATCTCGCGCCGCCGCCTGACCGCCGATCACCAGATCGAGCAGGTCGGCGCCAAGCTGCGCGCGATGATGCCGTGGATCGCCAAGAACAAGCTGGTCGACCAGTCCAAGAACTGA
- a CDS encoding diacylglycerol kinase, whose amino-acid sequence MKPTTPPERPTPPSAAGAYSPADNPHKGNRGLTRAWFALKHSISGIRFAIDEESAFRQELTLCAILLPCAFVIPATVVERILMIGTLVLVLIVELLNSSVEAAVDRISLEQHGLSKRAKDFGSAAVMLALLLCAGTWVAIAWPWVASLLR is encoded by the coding sequence ATGAAACCCACCACGCCGCCGGAACGCCCCACGCCGCCAAGCGCGGCGGGCGCCTACTCGCCCGCCGACAACCCGCACAAAGGCAACCGGGGCCTCACGCGGGCGTGGTTCGCGCTCAAGCACTCCATCAGCGGCATCCGCTTCGCCATCGACGAAGAAAGCGCGTTCCGCCAGGAGTTGACGCTGTGCGCCATCCTGCTGCCGTGCGCTTTCGTTATTCCGGCCACGGTGGTGGAGCGCATCCTGATGATCGGCACGCTGGTGCTGGTGCTGATCGTCGAGCTGCTCAATTCCAGCGTGGAGGCGGCGGTGGACCGCATCTCGCTGGAGCAGCACGGGCTGTCCAAGCGCGCCAAGGACTTCGGCAGCGCGGCGGTCATGCTGGCCCTGCTGCTGTGCGCGGGCACCTGGGTGGCGATCGCGTGGCCATGGGTGGCGTCGCTGCTGCGCTGA
- a CDS encoding DUF3106 domain-containing protein produces the protein MSHFQRTPGQPPRGDRSLRRRLAGAAFACAAGLVACVAAAQVPSASGPGAMAPAVPAGVPAAPATNPQPSTHPNWSELGILQQRILAPLAPEWNGMPELARKKWLQIAQAYPKYTPAQQQRLQTRMADWVKLTPEQRHRARENYQTSKSLPVQKKSEAWQNYQQLPEEQKKALAAAAKAQKPPSAVTALPGNTSLAKDAAKTIHHGARTRPGTTRSAPNPLAPTKPTATASAPVAVPAAAPAAASAPASSPVPALTPHPVAPPANPGGEMGTPPPSTVLGG, from the coding sequence ATGAGCCACTTCCAACGCACCCCCGGCCAACCACCGCGAGGCGATCGAAGCCTGCGTCGCCGCCTGGCCGGCGCGGCGTTCGCCTGCGCCGCCGGACTCGTCGCCTGTGTCGCCGCGGCACAGGTGCCGTCGGCTTCGGGCCCGGGCGCGATGGCCCCTGCGGTACCGGCCGGCGTGCCGGCGGCGCCGGCAACCAACCCGCAGCCGTCGACCCACCCGAACTGGTCCGAACTCGGCATCCTGCAGCAGCGCATCCTGGCGCCGCTGGCCCCGGAGTGGAACGGCATGCCGGAGTTGGCGCGCAAGAAGTGGCTGCAGATCGCCCAGGCCTATCCGAAGTACACGCCCGCCCAGCAGCAGCGCCTGCAAACGCGCATGGCCGATTGGGTCAAGCTGACGCCGGAACAGCGCCACCGCGCGCGCGAGAACTACCAGACCAGCAAGTCGCTGCCCGTGCAGAAGAAGAGCGAGGCGTGGCAGAACTACCAGCAGTTGCCCGAAGAGCAGAAGAAAGCCCTGGCCGCCGCGGCCAAGGCGCAGAAGCCGCCGTCCGCGGTGACGGCGCTGCCTGGCAACACCAGCTTGGCGAAGGACGCTGCCAAGACAATCCATCACGGCGCGCGAACCCGGCCGGGGACCACGCGCTCGGCACCGAACCCGCTTGCTCCGACCAAGCCGACCGCTACGGCCTCCGCCCCGGTTGCCGTGCCCGCCGCGGCCCCGGCCGCCGCCAGCGCGCCCGCGAGTTCGCCCGTGCCCGCCTTGACGCCGCATCCGGTGGCGCCGCCCGCCAACCCGGGCGGTGAAATGGGCACGCCGCCGCCGTCCACTGTGCTCGGCGGGTAA
- a CDS encoding RDD family protein → MAATSPAAPAASGGAIDASTVPTLRRRLAAMLYEGLLLFGVLFGATALLLILRAIVPPLARTGDVGLQVWGFLALGLYFVGFWRKRGQTLAMQTWRIRLVSADGAPVSLGQAIARYVLAWIWVAVAVAVIHVSGLSRWAGACVALACMLAWTALAWLDPQHRFLHDRLAGTRLIRD, encoded by the coding sequence ATGGCTGCCACCTCTCCTGCTGCCCCCGCCGCCTCCGGCGGGGCGATCGATGCATCGACCGTACCGACCTTGCGCCGGCGCCTTGCCGCGATGCTCTACGAGGGCCTGCTGCTGTTCGGCGTGCTGTTCGGTGCCACCGCCCTCTTGCTGATCCTGCGCGCGATCGTGCCGCCGCTGGCACGCACGGGCGATGTGGGGCTGCAGGTCTGGGGTTTCCTCGCGCTCGGGTTGTACTTTGTCGGGTTCTGGCGCAAGCGCGGGCAGACGCTGGCAATGCAAACGTGGCGCATCCGCCTGGTGAGCGCGGACGGCGCACCGGTGTCGCTCGGGCAAGCCATCGCGCGCTACGTCCTGGCGTGGATCTGGGTGGCCGTGGCGGTCGCCGTCATCCATGTCAGCGGACTCTCGCGCTGGGCGGGGGCCTGTGTTGCGCTGGCGTGCATGCTGGCGTGGACCGCGCTGGCCTGGCTCGATCCGCAGCACCGGTTCCTGCACGACCGGCTGGCCGGCACACGGCTGATACGCGACTGA
- the ilvN gene encoding acetolactate synthase small subunit, with translation MRHIISVLLENEPGALSRVVGLFSARGYNIETLTVAPTEDASLSRMTIVTTGSDDIIEQITKHLNRLVEVVKVVDLTEGAHIERELMLVKVRAVGKEREEMKRTADIFRGRIIDVTEKTYTIELTGNGTKLDAFLDAIDRTAILETVRTGGSGIGRGERILKV, from the coding sequence ATGCGCCACATCATTTCCGTCCTGCTGGAGAACGAGCCGGGCGCGCTGTCGCGTGTGGTCGGCCTGTTCTCGGCCCGCGGCTACAACATCGAGACGCTGACGGTCGCCCCGACCGAGGATGCGTCGCTGTCGCGCATGACCATTGTCACGACCGGTTCGGACGATATCATCGAGCAGATCACCAAGCACTTGAACCGGCTGGTGGAAGTCGTCAAGGTCGTCGACCTGACCGAGGGCGCGCACATCGAGCGCGAGCTGATGCTCGTCAAGGTGCGCGCGGTCGGCAAGGAACGCGAGGAGATGAAGCGCACGGCGGACATCTTCCGCGGCCGCATCATCGACGTGACCGAAAAGACCTACACGATCGAGCTGACCGGCAACGGCACCAAGCTCGATGCGTTCCTCGATGCCATCGATCGCACCGCCATCCTCGAGACCGTCCGCACCGGCGGTTCGGGCATCGGCCGCGGCGAGCGCATTCTGAAGGTTTGA
- a CDS encoding RNA polymerase sigma factor, translating to MASEQELSAFLLSVEKRAFKQAVFAVRDDDAALDIVQDAMIKLAEKYGDKPEAELPLLFQRILQNTIHDWFRRTKVRNTWVSLFSSFRTDNEGDETDPLELIESEAGSTAAESSADKFERAQMLEILEREIEKLPARQREAFLMRYWEDMDVAETAQAMGCSEGSVKTHCSRATHALAQALRARGIRL from the coding sequence ATGGCCTCTGAACAGGAACTGTCGGCCTTCCTCCTAAGCGTCGAAAAACGCGCCTTCAAGCAGGCGGTGTTCGCGGTCCGCGACGACGATGCCGCCCTCGACATCGTCCAGGACGCAATGATCAAGCTGGCCGAGAAATACGGCGACAAGCCCGAGGCCGAACTGCCGCTGCTGTTCCAGCGCATTCTGCAGAACACGATCCACGACTGGTTCCGGCGCACCAAGGTGCGCAACACCTGGGTCAGCCTGTTCTCCAGCTTCCGCACGGACAACGAAGGCGACGAGACCGACCCGCTCGAACTGATCGAAAGCGAAGCCGGCTCCACTGCGGCGGAGAGCAGCGCCGACAAGTTCGAGCGCGCCCAGATGCTGGAAATCCTGGAGCGCGAAATCGAGAAGCTGCCCGCACGTCAACGGGAGGCCTTCTTGATGCGTTACTGGGAAGACATGGATGTTGCCGAGACAGCCCAGGCCATGGGCTGTTCCGAGGGCAGTGTGAAGACACACTGCTCGCGGGCAACGCACGCCCTCGCGCAAGCGCTCCGGGCGCGAGGAATCCGACTATGA
- a CDS encoding UDP-2,3-diacylglucosamine diphosphatase, producing the protein MRMAAGLAAAGALGAPAGRGDVRDHEAPAAAPVPTMAPDHQAQTDTDPPAEQVHRYRTIWLSDIHLGTSGCQATYLLDFLKHNASDTLYLVGDIVDGWQLRRGWYWPQAHNDVVQKVLRRARKGTRVVFIPGNHDEMARQFHGLNFGDIEVAEDAVHVTATGKRLWVVHGDLFDGVMQHARWLAYVGDTLYTLILAMNRHFNRIRVRLGFPYWSLSQYLKHQVKNAVNYINSFERVMTDEARRRGCDGVVCGHIHKAEIREINGQLYCNDGDWVESLSALVETMEGELQIVYWTHLLDAPSTSRRARRDAAAAA; encoded by the coding sequence ATGCGGATGGCCGCCGGATTGGCCGCCGCCGGTGCGCTCGGCGCGCCCGCCGGGCGGGGCGACGTGCGCGACCATGAAGCGCCGGCCGCCGCGCCGGTGCCGACGATGGCTCCCGACCACCAGGCGCAGACGGATACCGACCCGCCCGCCGAGCAAGTCCACCGCTACCGCACCATCTGGCTGTCGGACATCCACCTCGGCACCTCGGGCTGCCAGGCGACCTACCTGCTGGATTTCCTCAAGCACAACGCCTCCGACACGCTGTACCTCGTCGGCGACATCGTCGATGGCTGGCAACTGCGCCGCGGCTGGTACTGGCCGCAGGCGCACAACGACGTGGTGCAGAAGGTGCTGCGCCGCGCGCGCAAGGGCACCCGCGTGGTATTCATCCCGGGCAACCATGACGAGATGGCGCGCCAGTTCCACGGCCTGAATTTCGGCGACATCGAGGTGGCCGAGGACGCCGTCCACGTGACCGCCACGGGCAAGCGCCTGTGGGTGGTGCACGGCGACCTGTTCGATGGCGTGATGCAGCACGCGCGCTGGCTCGCTTACGTGGGCGACACGCTGTACACGCTGATCCTGGCAATGAACCGGCACTTCAACCGCATCCGCGTGCGGCTGGGGTTTCCATACTGGTCGCTGTCGCAATACCTGAAGCACCAGGTGAAGAACGCGGTCAACTACATCAACTCGTTCGAGCGCGTGATGACCGACGAGGCGCGCCGGCGCGGCTGCGACGGCGTGGTCTGCGGGCACATCCACAAGGCCGAGATCCGCGAGATCAACGGCCAGCTCTACTGCAATGACGGCGACTGGGTCGAGAGCCTCTCGGCGCTGGTCGAAACCATGGAAGGCGAGCTGCAGATCGTCTACTGGACGCATCTGCTCGATGCGCCGAGCACCTCCCGCCGCGCGCGCCGCGATGCGGCCGCCGCTGCCTGA
- a CDS encoding acetolactate synthase 3 catalytic subunit, producing MNMPSAEFSHANSGSSADMMGADILVNALAAEGVEFVWGYPGGAVLYIYDAFYKQNKIEHILVRHEQAAVHAADGYARATGKVGVALVTSGPGVTNAVTGIATAYLDSIPMVIITGNVPTHAIGQDAFQECDTVGITRPIVKHNFLVKDVRNLASTIKKAFYIASTGRPGPVVVDIPKDVSRDLCKYEYPKTIEMRSYNPVNKGHSGQIRKAVSLLLQAERPYIYTGGGVVLANASEELRQLAALTGYPVTNTLMGLGSFPGTSKQFVGMLGMHGTYEANMAMQHCDVLIAVGARFDDRVIGSPAHFASQPRKIIHIDIDPSSISKRVKVDIPIVGNVKDVLQEMIAQIQAGEAKPNKAALAKWWEQIEQWRSVDCLKYDRTSEIIKPQYVVEKIWELTAGDAFICSDVGQHQMWAAQFYKFNEPRRWINSGGLGTMGVGLPYAMGIKKAFPDKEVVTITGEGSIQMCIQELSTCLQYNTPVKIAALNNRYLGMVRQWQEIEYDNRYSHSYMEALPDFVKLAEAYGHVGMRIEKTADVEPALREAFKLKDRTVFMDFQTDPTENVWPMVQAGKGISEMLLGAEDL from the coding sequence ATGAATATGCCAAGCGCGGAATTTTCCCACGCCAATAGCGGTTCATCTGCCGACATGATGGGGGCCGACATCCTCGTCAATGCGCTCGCGGCAGAGGGCGTCGAGTTCGTCTGGGGTTATCCAGGCGGCGCGGTGCTCTATATCTACGACGCGTTCTACAAGCAGAACAAGATCGAACACATCCTGGTGCGCCACGAACAGGCGGCGGTCCATGCGGCCGACGGCTATGCGCGCGCCACGGGCAAGGTCGGGGTCGCCCTGGTGACATCCGGCCCGGGCGTGACCAATGCCGTGACCGGCATCGCCACCGCCTACCTGGATTCGATCCCGATGGTGATCATCACCGGCAACGTGCCGACGCATGCCATCGGCCAGGACGCCTTCCAGGAGTGCGACACCGTCGGCATCACGCGCCCGATCGTCAAGCACAACTTCCTGGTCAAGGATGTGCGCAACCTCGCCTCGACCATCAAGAAGGCGTTCTATATCGCCTCGACCGGCCGCCCGGGTCCGGTGGTGGTGGACATCCCCAAGGATGTCTCGCGCGACCTGTGCAAGTACGAGTATCCGAAGACCATCGAGATGCGCTCGTACAACCCGGTCAACAAGGGCCATTCCGGCCAGATCCGCAAGGCGGTGAGCCTGCTGCTGCAGGCCGAGCGTCCGTACATCTACACCGGCGGCGGGGTGGTGCTGGCCAATGCCAGCGAAGAGCTGCGCCAACTGGCGGCGCTCACCGGCTACCCGGTGACGAACACGCTGATGGGCCTGGGTTCGTTCCCCGGCACCAGCAAGCAGTTCGTCGGCATGCTGGGCATGCACGGCACGTACGAAGCCAACATGGCCATGCAGCACTGCGACGTGCTGATCGCCGTCGGCGCGCGCTTCGATGACCGCGTGATCGGCAGCCCGGCGCACTTCGCCTCGCAGCCGCGCAAGATCATCCACATCGACATCGATCCGTCGTCGATTTCCAAGCGGGTCAAGGTGGACATCCCCATCGTCGGCAACGTCAAGGACGTGCTGCAGGAGATGATCGCCCAGATCCAGGCGGGCGAGGCCAAGCCGAACAAGGCGGCGCTCGCCAAGTGGTGGGAGCAGATCGAGCAGTGGCGCAGCGTCGACTGCCTGAAGTACGACCGCACTTCCGAGATCATCAAGCCGCAGTACGTGGTCGAGAAGATCTGGGAACTGACCGCGGGCGATGCCTTCATTTGCTCCGACGTGGGTCAGCACCAGATGTGGGCCGCGCAGTTCTACAAGTTCAACGAGCCGCGCCGCTGGATCAACTCCGGCGGCCTGGGCACGATGGGCGTGGGTCTGCCCTATGCCATGGGCATCAAGAAGGCGTTTCCGGACAAGGAGGTCGTCACCATCACCGGTGAGGGCTCGATCCAGATGTGCATCCAGGAACTGTCCACCTGCTTGCAGTACAACACGCCGGTGAAGATCGCCGCGCTCAACAACCGCTACCTCGGCATGGTGCGCCAGTGGCAGGAGATCGAGTACGACAACCGCTACTCGCACTCCTACATGGAAGCGCTGCCCGACTTCGTGAAGCTGGCCGAGGCCTATGGCCACGTCGGCATGCGCATCGAGAAGACGGCGGATGTCGAACCCGCGCTGCGCGAGGCCTTCAAGCTCAAGGACCGGACCGTGTTCATGGACTTCCAGACCGACCCCACCGAGAACGTCTGGCCGATGGTGCAGGCGGGCAAGGGGATTTCCGAAATGCTGCTCGGCGCGGAGGATCTGTAA